TAAATAAAAAAATATTAATCAAATAATGAGAAGCTTTCCTTTGATACAGCTATTACTATGGCTGTTTTTTTAATTTTTACCAACTTTTCATTTTTTAAAAAAAGTATAGATTTTTTTTAGATTTGGTGTAAAATTTTATATTGCAGTTACAAAAAATACTTTATTGATATATATTTTGAAAAAATGATTTATTTTTGTAATCTGATGAAGGGAGTGAAAGGTGAATTTACCTTACTTGAATGGAATATTTTTTATCACTTTTTAAAATTGTTGCACTATTAGCTGTGCTTGCAGGTATTTCTTACTTTTTAGTAAAGAAAAACAAACAAGCGGCTCGAACTAGAAAAAGCGAAAATGACCTTATAAAGTTGGAAGATACGCTTCTCATCTCTCATCAGTTACGCGCAGTTCTTTTAGAAGTGGACGGAGAGAAAGTGCTGACGATTATTTCAAATAATGATATTAGAACGGTGTCACTAAAAGGAAATAATGTCCAAGATGAGTCACTTTTCCGAGAATTACTTTTGAAAGAGGAGACGAAAGAAAATGCGTAAAATAGCTTCTAAACGAGTATTTCAAGTATCCTTTGTTGCTATTTTTGTATTTTCTTTGATTTTCTTTTGGCCAGGTACGAGTGTTCATGCTGAAAGTTGGCTGGACTCGCTGGGTGTAAATGGAACAGATGGGGTTAATTCTAGTGTTGCCCTATTTGTTTTAGTGACAGTGCTCTCTTTGTCTGCTTCGATTGTATTAATGTTCACACATTTTACGTATTGTATTATCGTTCTTGGATTAACGAGACAGGGGCTTGGAGCGACGAATTTGCCACCTAATCAGGTACTTGTTGGTCTTGCACTTTTCCTATCTTTGTTTATGATGCAACCTTTGATTACGGCATGGTATGACGATGTGTATAAACCATCACAAACAGAAGAATGGAGTGCATCGAAAGTTTGGGATGAAACAAAACCGCTCCTGACAAAGTATGTGGCTGAAAATACATATAAGCATGATATCAACATGATGTTAAAAGCAGAAGGAGAAAAACCGGTAACAAAAAAAGAAGATGCACCGCTTATGGCGCTTATGCCGGCTTTTATTTTGACACAGATTACCCAAGGATTTTTAACTGGAATGTTTATTTACTTGGCGTTTATTTTTATAGATTTGATCGTTAGTACTTTACTTATGTATCTGGGTATGATGATGGTTCCACCGATGACGATTAGTTTGCCATTTAAGATTCTAGTCTTTATTTTCATTGGTGGATATGGGTTAATTACCAACATGATCTTTCAAACAATCAACTTTTAAGGGAGTAGCAAAATGAACTTAACGCCGATTACACAAATTTTTCAAGATTTTTTCTATAGTGGGCTGGCGCTTATTTTGCCGGTGTCGCTTATTTGTATCGTAGTGGTGATTGTGGTAGCGATTTTGATGGCAATGATGCAAATTCAAGACCAATCGCTGACGTTTTTACCGAAGATTATTGCTTTTGTAGTGGCGCTCTTTATTCTTGGACCGTGGATGTTTGAACACATGACGGATTTGTTTGTAGGAATCTTTTCCAAATTACCCCTGATGATTAGGGTGTAAACATGGAGTTTGAATTTTTTCTTGCTGTAGTAATTGTTTTTTGCCGTATTGCTAGTTTTTTATTCTTCTTTCCGCTGTTAAAAGGGCGTCATATTCCGAACAGTGTCAAAGTGATATTCGGAATGGCGATTTCGATTCCAGTGGCAACGGTAGTCGATGTTTCTGGGATTACGACATTGCCTGATTTGCTTTTACGAGTAACGTCAGAAGTCGTGTTTGGTCTCGCACTTGCAAAATTAGTGGAAATTATTGCCGTCATTCCTAAAATGGCTGGTTTTATGATTGATTATGATTTAGGATTTTCACAGGTAAACTTAATAGACCCTTCGTACGGGACACAAAATTCGATTACAGCAGCGATTTTAGATACGTTTTTTGTAGTTATTTTTCTATCTTTGCAGGGACTTGATTACTTGATTTTTTACTTAATGAAATCGTTTGAATTTACTGCTTCGGTTTCGATTTTATTTGAAAAAGGTTTTATTGATTTATTTCTCGGGACGCTTGGTTTTGCGCTTGCCTCGGCTGTGTCGATTGCGCTTCCGATTATGGGCAGTATTTTTATCGTCAATATTATTCTCGCTTTTATTTCCAAGAGTGCGCCGCAAATTAATATTTTTATGAA
The nucleotide sequence above comes from Listeria ivanovii subsp. londoniensis. Encoded proteins:
- a CDS encoding flagellar biosynthetic protein FliR, with the protein product MEFEFFLAVVIVFCRIASFLFFFPLLKGRHIPNSVKVIFGMAISIPVATVVDVSGITTLPDLLLRVTSEVVFGLALAKLVEIIAVIPKMAGFMIDYDLGFSQVNLIDPSYGTQNSITAAILDTFFVVIFLSLQGLDYLIFYLMKSFEFTASVSILFEKGFIDLFLGTLGFALASAVSIALPIMGSIFIVNIILAFISKSAPQINIFMNAFIIKITFGIFILACAVPILSTVFKNLTDEMIQQYVSFFDYLLKK
- a CDS encoding flagellar biosynthetic protein FliQ, whose amino-acid sequence is MNLTPITQIFQDFFYSGLALILPVSLICIVVVIVVAILMAMMQIQDQSLTFLPKIIAFVVALFILGPWMFEHMTDLFVGIFSKLPLMIRV
- a CDS encoding flagellar type III secretion system pore protein FliP produces the protein MRKIASKRVFQVSFVAIFVFSLIFFWPGTSVHAESWLDSLGVNGTDGVNSSVALFVLVTVLSLSASIVLMFTHFTYCIIVLGLTRQGLGATNLPPNQVLVGLALFLSLFMMQPLITAWYDDVYKPSQTEEWSASKVWDETKPLLTKYVAENTYKHDINMMLKAEGEKPVTKKEDAPLMALMPAFILTQITQGFLTGMFIYLAFIFIDLIVSTLLMYLGMMMVPPMTISLPFKILVFIFIGGYGLITNMIFQTINF